The Papaver somniferum cultivar HN1 chromosome 3, ASM357369v1, whole genome shotgun sequence genome includes a region encoding these proteins:
- the LOC113356978 gene encoding expansin-like A1 encodes MNIFICLMFSLLISYSTACDRCVHQSKAAYFTSSSSLSSGACGYGSLAVGFNGGHLAAGVPSLYRDGVGCGACFQIRCKNQKICSNGGTKVILTDLNHNNKTDFVLSNRAFRAMANDGMSHDLLKLGIVDVEYKRIPCEYKSKNLSVKIEEKSLKPNYLAIKFLYQGGQTDIVSVDIAQVGAANWRYMTRNANGVVWETSRVPAGALQIRMLVTGGFDGKMIWANNEVIPANWKVGEIYDSGVQITDIAQEGCASSSASCEHEHWN; translated from the exons ATGAATATCTTTATCTGTTTAATGTTTAGTCTCTTAATCTCTTATTCAACTGCTTGCGATCGTTGTGTTCATCAAAGCAAGGCTGCTTATTTCACTTCCTCTTCTTCACTCTCTT CTGGAGCTTGTGGGTATGGCTCATTAGCAGTAGGTTTTAATGGTGGTCATCTTGCTGCTGGTGTTCCTTCTTTGTATAGAGATGGTGTTGGTTGTGGAGCTTGCTTTCAG ATAAGGTGTAAGAATCAGAAAATCTGTAGCAATGGAGGAACTAAAGTGATACTAACTGATCTAAATCACAATAATAAAACTGATTTTGTTCTAAGTAACAGAGCTTTTAGGGCCATGGCTAATGATGGTATGTCTCATGATCTTCTCAAGCTTGGAATTGTCGATGTTGAATACAAGAG GATACCATGTGAATACAAATCCAAGAATTTGTCAGTTAAAATAGAAGAGAAGAGCCTAAAACCCAACTATTTGGCTATTAAGTTTCTCTATCAAGGTGGTCAAACAGACATTGTGTCTGTCGATATAGCACAG GTTGGAGCTGCAAATTGGAGATACATGACTAGGAATGCTAATGGAGTAGTGTGGGAAACAAGTAGAGTACCAGCTGGGGCATTGCAAATTAGAATGCTGGTGACAGGGGGTTTTGATGGCAAAATGATATGGGCAAACAATGAAGTGATTCCTGCTAACTGGAAAGTTGGTGAAATCTATGATTCAGGTGTTCaaattactgatattgctcaagAAGGTTGTGCGTCTTCATCTGCTAGTTGTGAACATGAACATTGGAACTGA
- the LOC113361522 gene encoding cytokinin riboside 5'-monophosphate phosphoribohydrolase LOG5-like — MVEEKEVGGVMRKSRFNSICVFCGSSTGKRDCYRDAALDLGKELVSRRLRLVYGGGSIGLMGLVSQAVHQGGGHVLGIIPKTLMGKELIGETFGEVIAVANMHERKAEMARHSDCFIALPGGYGTLEELLEVISWAQLGIHDKPVGLLNVDGYYNYLLTFIEKAIDDGFITPSQRHIIVSATSPKELVQKLEEYVPVHDGIVAKDKWEMEQVELNATLQAEIAR; from the exons AtggtggaagagaaagaagttggGGGAGTgatgagaaaatcaagatttaatagTATCTGTGTCTTCTGTGGGAGTAGTACTGGTAAAAGAGATTGTTATAGAGATGCAGCTCTTGACTTGGGAAAAGAACTG GTCTCTAGAAGATTGAGGCTTGTGTATGGAGGTGGAAGTATTGGGTTGATGGGTTTGGTCTCCCAAGCTGTTCATCAGGGTGGCGGCCATGTTCTTGG GATCATCCCCAAGACTCTGATGGGCAAAGAG CTAATAGGTGAAACATTTGGAGAAGTAATAGCCGTAGCAAACATGCATGAAAGAAAAGCCGAAATGGCTCGTCATTCTGATTGCTTCATTGCCTTGCCAG GTGGATATGGGACTCTTGAGGAGCTATTAGAGGTCATAAGTTGGGCACAGCTTGGCATCCATGACAAACCC GTTGGATTACTGAATGTAGATGGCTACTACAACTATCTCCTTACATTCATAGAGAAAGCTATAGATGATGGTTTCATCACTCCTTCCCAACGTCATATTATTGTCTCTGCTACAAGCCCTAAAGAACTTGTACAGAAACTTGAA GAGTACGTTCCTGTGCATGATGGGATTGTCGCCAAAGATAAATGGGAAATGGAACAGGTCGAATTAAATGCTACTTTGCAGGCTGAGATAGCTCGCTAA